The Saccharothrix violaceirubra genome segment TGCTGGCCGTGAACGCGGCCGACATCGGCATCGAACAGGCCGCGATGGAGCTGTTGCCGACGCTGCGCGGTGCGTTCTGCCTCACGTTCTCCGACGAGAACACGCTGTACGCCGCGCGCGACCCGCAGGGTGTGCGCCCACTCGTCCTCGGCCGGCTCGAACGCGGCTGGGTGGTGGCCAGCGAGACGGCCGCGCTGGACATCGTCGGCGCGTCGTTCGTGCGCGAGGTCGAGCCCGGCGAGCTGATCGCGATCGACGAGAACGGCCTGCGCTCGTCCCGGTTCGCCGTGCCCGAGCCCAAGGGCTGCATCTTCGAGTACGTCTACCTGGCCCGTCCCGACACCACGATCGCGGGCCGCAGCGTGCACGCCACGCGCGTGGAGATCGGTCGCCGGCTCGCCGTCGAGGCGCCGGTCGAGGCCGACCTGGTCATCCCGGTGCCCGAGTCCGGCACGCCCGCCGCGATCGGCTACGCCCAGGCCTCCGGCATCCCGTACGGGTCCGGCCTGGTCAAGAACGCCTACGTGGGCCGCACGTTCATCCAGCCGTCGCAGACCATCCGCCAGCTGGGCATCCGGCTCAAGCTCAACCCGTTGCGCGACGTGATCCGGGGCAAGCGGCTCGTGGTCGTGGACGACTCGATCGTGCGCGGCAACACGCAGCGCGCCCTCGTGCGCATGCTGCGCGAAGCGGGTGCGGTCGAGGTGCACGTGCGGATCGCGTCGCCGCCCGTCAAGTGGCCGTGCTTCTACGGCATCGACTTCGCGTCCCGGGCCGAGCTGATCGCCAACGGCCTCGACACCGACGGCATCCGGCGTTCCGTGGGCGCGGACTCGCTCGCCTACGTGTCGCTGGAGGAACTCGTCGCGGCCAGCGAGCAGCCCAAGACGCGGCTGTGCTGCGCCTGCTTCGACGGCGAGTACCCGATCCCGCTGCCCGAGGACGAGCTGATCGGCAAGCACCTGCTCGAGGGCGTCCGGGGCATCTCGGGCTCGGCGGCCCCGGTCCTGTCCAACGGGTACGGTGCCGAAGACGCACTGCGACGCCCCTGAAGATGGAGCAAGTTGACGTGACCGACAGCGCCAAGGCCACCTACGCCGCCGCCGGAGTGAGCATCGAAGCCGGCGAGGAGGCGGTGGAGCAGTTCAAGCCGTGGGCGGCGAAGGCGAGCCGGCCCGAGGTGCTCGGTGGCATCGGCGGGTTCGCCGGCCTGTTCAAGCTGCGGCTGGACCGGTGGAAGGAGCCCGTGCTCGCGTCGTCGACCGACGGTGTCGGCACGAAGATCGCGGTCGCGCAGGCGTTGGACAAGCACGACACGATCGGCATCGACCTGGTCGCCATGATCGTGGACGACCTGGTGGTGTGCGGTGCCGAGCCGTTGTTCCTCCAGGACTACATCGCCGTGGGCAAGGTCGTGCCGGACCGCGTGGCGGCGATCGTGAAGGGCATCGCCGAGGGGTGCGTGCTCGCGGGCTGTGCGCTGCTGGGCGGCGAGACCGCCGAGCACCCCGGGCTCATGGGCGACAGCCACTACGACGTGTCCGGTACCGGGGTCGGGGTGGTCGAGGCGTCCGCCATGCTCGGCCCGGAGCGGGTGCGGCACGGCGACGTGGTGATCGCGATGGGGTCGTCCGGGCTGCACTCGAACGGCTACTCGCTGGCCCGGCACGTGCTGCTGGAGATCGCCCGGATGCCGTTGGAGGGCCACGTCGAGGAGTTCGGCCGCACACTCGGCGAGGAACTGCTCGAACCGACCCGCATCTACGCCAAGGACTGCCTCGCCTTGGCCGCCGAGGCTGAGGTGCGGACGTTCGCGCACGTCACCGGTGGCGGGTTGGCGGCCAACCTGGCCCGGGTGCTGCCCGCCGGCCACAGCGCCCGGCTTGATCGTGGCTCGTGGACCCCGGCGCCGGTGTTCGCGTTGATCGCGCAGCGCGGCCGGGTCGAGCGGGACGAGATGGAGAAGGCGTTCAACATGGGCATCGGCATGGTGGCCGTCGTGTCGCCGGAGGACGTCGACCGCTCGCTGGCCGTGCTGACCGCCCGCCACGTCCCCGCCTGGGTGCTGGGCGAGGTCACGAAGTCCGACGCTCCTACGGCTCTGGTCGGCGACCACCCCCGCTTCTGATCGCGAGTTATGCGTTCGGACACTGCGAGTTGTGCGTTCAGGCACCGTGAAATGTGCACTCGGGCATCGTGAGTCGTGTTCGGGTGTCCGCTGTCGGGGTTCGGGGCATGGAATGTCCACTGTGGACGGTTTTGTCGCGGTGGGCCGGCCTCGACGAGGTGGGCGGCGTTGCCGCTTGCCGTCCGCCGGATCGTTAAGGTCGCGACAGTTCCCGGCCTGACCTTCTAGCCTGGTCACGTGAACGAGGACCTGACCGTGACGCGGACGCTGGTGGTGCCGGCGGCCGAGTTGAGCGAACGCTTCTCGCGGTCGTCGGGTCCCGGTGGGCAGGGTGTCAACACGACCGACAGCCGGGTCGAGTTGTCCTTCGACCTCGCGCGGTCGCCGTCGGTGCCGGAGTGGTTGCGGGCGCGGATGCTGGGCCGGTTGTCCGGACGCCTGGTCGACGGTGTCTTGACGGTTGCCGCGAGCGAGCACCGTGCCCAGTTGCAGAACAGGGGTGCGGCGCGGGAGCGGCTCGCGCGGTTGTTGCGTGACGCGGCTGCGGCGCCGGCGCCCGTGCGGCGGGCGACGAAGCCCACCAAGGGTTCGCAGGAACGGCGCATCGCCGAGAAGAAGCGTCGAGCCCGGACCAAGCAGACCCGGCGCTCCGACGGCTGGGACTAGGTTCGGCCGGGTGACCGAACCCGAATACCTCACGCTGGCCCGCACCGCCTACGACACCGTCGCCGAGGACTACGCCGCCATGCTGCGCGACGAACTCGCGCGCAACCCCCACGACCGGGCCGTGTTGGGTCTCTTCGCGGAACTGGTGTCGGGCAAGGTCGTGGACGCGGGGTGCGGACCCGGGCGGATCAGCGGTCACCTCGCGGGGCTCGGTGTGGACGTGCACGGTGTCGACCTGTCGCCGGCGATGGTCGGCGTGGCACGCCGGGAGTTCCCGGCGTTGGAGTTCGCCGTCGGGTCGCTGCTGGAGCTGGACGAGCCCGACGGCGCGCTCGGCGGCGTGGTCGCCTGGTACTCGGTGATCCACGTGCCGCGCGAGCTGCACGCGACCGTGTTCGCCGGGTTCCACCGTGTGCTGGCACCGGGTGGGCTGTTGCAGCTCGCCTTCCAGGTCGGCGACATCTCGCGTCGCCTGGAGCAGGGCTACGGCCACGAGATCGCGCTGGACGTGCACCGCCTGCGACCGGACGTCGTGGCCGGGCAGCTCGTGGACGCCGGGTTCACCGTGGTCTCGACCGTGGAGCGCGCGGCGGTCGCCCCGGAGAAGGCACCGCAGGCCTACGTGCTGGCACGTCGGAACGCCTGACCGGCCGGGGACGGCGGGGTCCTCCCGCCGAAGGCCCCGTCGTCCCGACCGGTCAGCGTCCGATGATGTCGCGTCCCGCCTGGTAGACGCGGGAGTGGTCGGACGCCGTCGCGTTCTGCGTCACCGACCTCCCGGGTTCCGGCGGGCGGGGCGACCCGATCAACGCGCGCAGGGCACCGGCCGCCTCCGGGTGCTCCCACAGCAACGCCTCGATCGACCCTTGCCATCGTGCGGCGGTCGACCCGAACCGGTGGCGGTCCGCGTCCAGTCGTCGCGCCAGCGCCTCCGGCCGGGCCGGTGACAACGCTCGCGAGACGCCCGCACGCAGGTCGTCCCACAGGCCGCTGCCCGCCGACCGGGCCAGGGCCTCGGTCACGGCGCGTGCCAGGGACTCCTCGGCGTCAGCCACGGCGCGTTCCGAAGTGCGAGCCGCGCTGGTCGTTGCCGGAGAAGTTCTGGATCACCTCGGCGTGCTGCGCCACGTCCCGTCCCGCCATGAACACGGTCGACCCACCCGTAGCCGTCGCGTGTTGGCCGGCCGGAACCCGACCTTGGTCGGAATCCCGCTCTTCGAGGATCAATGCGTGCGCGTCTCCGTTCGGAATCCACAGCCATCCCTGTCCGGTGAACGTCTTCTCGACGACGTCGATCCGTCGGAAGTCCTCCGGTCGCAACGTCGTGTGCCCCGGTCGCACCATTGACGAATAGAGGTGATCGGAAAGCACGACCACGAGTGCGGCCTCCGGGAACTGCTCCAGCGCCCGCCGTGCGGCCGAGCAGTTCAACAATCGGCTGACCAGCACCGGGTCCTGTCCGGGGAACCCGTTCGCGCCTTCCACGACCACACCGTGGTGAAGGGCGAGACGCATGCGGAGTCGCCCGGCCGGAACACGCCACTTGTTGACCGCGGACAATTCACGGTCGAGTGCGCGCACGTAGTCGTCGACCACGCGGCGTTCCGGTTCGGTCGACGGCAGCACCGCCCACTCCTCGTCGCCCTTGGGCTGACGAGTCCACCGCGAGCGGTCCAGACCGGCGGCTGCGCCCGCCCGGTCCAGACTGCCCACCAGCAGTTCCTGTAGTTCCCGTTGGAGCCCGTCGTCTGCTGCGCCGTAGCTGCGCAGGTCGCAGCAGACGAACAGGCTGCGCCGGGGATCGGCAGTACCCATGGTCACGACCTTTCGGGTGTGCGGATGCGGTGACCGCGCAGGGTCACTGTGTCCGAACAGGACCGGCACGTGCCCGCACTAATGCGGACACGTGCTCAGAATCCGGCGAATTTCCGCAATGCCTCCAGGTCGGGCACGAGCACGTCCCGGCGCAGGTGGCTGACCACCACGCCGGCTTTTCGGAGATCGGAGAACGCCTTCTCGGCGGTGCGGGGTTTCATTCCCGCGATGGACGCGAGTTCGACCTTGGTGAGCGGGATTCCGAGGGTCCACCCCGCGGCCTCTTCGCGTCCGTAGGTCTGCACGAGTTCGGCGAGGACTCGGGCGACCCGCTCGGCCGCCGGGTGGGAGAGGAAATCGCGGCGGCGCTGGTTGGCCCAGCGCAGCCGGTCGTTGATCATTCCGATCAATTCCACGAAGACGTCGTTGCGCCGGTGCAGGAAGCTCATCAGTTCGCCACTGGTGATGAGCTTCGCGGTGACGTCGCCGCAGGTGACCACCGTCGCGGAGCGTGGTTTCTGGTCGAGCGCGGCCATCTCGCCGACGAGGTCGCCGGCGACTCGGATGGCCAGCAGTGCGGTGTCACCTGTCTCGTCCGTGGTCTGCACCTTGACCACGCCGTCGAGCAGGAGAAGGACGTGAGTGTCCTTCGCGTCCTGCTCGATCACCTCACGGTCGGCCGAGTAGCGCACGACCGTTCCGATGCTGAGCAGTTCTTGTCGGGTGTTCTCGCGGAGCCGACCCAGCAGGCTGTTGCTGGGCCAGTCGGGTTCCTGTGTCATCAGCGTCGGCATGGGCAACATGAGGGTCCTGTTACTGTCGTGACCGGCGGGAACTCAATTGAGCCGACCTGCGACGGGCGGCAAGTGATGGTCTCCCCGAACGTGCTGCGGACAGTACACCCGAATGGGGGTAACTGGTCCTCTT includes the following:
- the purF gene encoding amidophosphoribosyltransferase; amino-acid sequence: MVTDLSAAGRTDTEEREPREECGVFGVWAPGEEVAKLTYYGLYALQHRGQEAAGISVGDGRQVVVFKDLGLVSQVFDEQVLQSLRGHVAIGHCRYSTTGSTTWENAQPTFRTTAAGSGLSLGHNGNLVNTADLLTRARAAGVDTGHGATTDSDLVCALLAVNAADIGIEQAAMELLPTLRGAFCLTFSDENTLYAARDPQGVRPLVLGRLERGWVVASETAALDIVGASFVREVEPGELIAIDENGLRSSRFAVPEPKGCIFEYVYLARPDTTIAGRSVHATRVEIGRRLAVEAPVEADLVIPVPESGTPAAIGYAQASGIPYGSGLVKNAYVGRTFIQPSQTIRQLGIRLKLNPLRDVIRGKRLVVVDDSIVRGNTQRALVRMLREAGAVEVHVRIASPPVKWPCFYGIDFASRAELIANGLDTDGIRRSVGADSLAYVSLEELVAASEQPKTRLCCACFDGEYPIPLPEDELIGKHLLEGVRGISGSAAPVLSNGYGAEDALRRP
- the purM gene encoding phosphoribosylformylglycinamidine cyclo-ligase, coding for MEQVDVTDSAKATYAAAGVSIEAGEEAVEQFKPWAAKASRPEVLGGIGGFAGLFKLRLDRWKEPVLASSTDGVGTKIAVAQALDKHDTIGIDLVAMIVDDLVVCGAEPLFLQDYIAVGKVVPDRVAAIVKGIAEGCVLAGCALLGGETAEHPGLMGDSHYDVSGTGVGVVEASAMLGPERVRHGDVVIAMGSSGLHSNGYSLARHVLLEIARMPLEGHVEEFGRTLGEELLEPTRIYAKDCLALAAEAEVRTFAHVTGGGLAANLARVLPAGHSARLDRGSWTPAPVFALIAQRGRVERDEMEKAFNMGIGMVAVVSPEDVDRSLAVLTARHVPAWVLGEVTKSDAPTALVGDHPRF
- the arfB gene encoding alternative ribosome rescue aminoacyl-tRNA hydrolase ArfB, translated to MNEDLTVTRTLVVPAAELSERFSRSSGPGGQGVNTTDSRVELSFDLARSPSVPEWLRARMLGRLSGRLVDGVLTVAASEHRAQLQNRGAARERLARLLRDAAAAPAPVRRATKPTKGSQERRIAEKKRRARTKQTRRSDGWD
- a CDS encoding class I SAM-dependent DNA methyltransferase — translated: MTEPEYLTLARTAYDTVAEDYAAMLRDELARNPHDRAVLGLFAELVSGKVVDAGCGPGRISGHLAGLGVDVHGVDLSPAMVGVARREFPALEFAVGSLLELDEPDGALGGVVAWYSVIHVPRELHATVFAGFHRVLAPGGLLQLAFQVGDISRRLEQGYGHEIALDVHRLRPDVVAGQLVDAGFTVVSTVERAAVAPEKAPQAYVLARRNA
- a CDS encoding Crp/Fnr family transcriptional regulator, encoding MTQEPDWPSNSLLGRLRENTRQELLSIGTVVRYSADREVIEQDAKDTHVLLLLDGVVKVQTTDETGDTALLAIRVAGDLVGEMAALDQKPRSATVVTCGDVTAKLITSGELMSFLHRRNDVFVELIGMINDRLRWANQRRRDFLSHPAAERVARVLAELVQTYGREEAAGWTLGIPLTKVELASIAGMKPRTAEKAFSDLRKAGVVVSHLRRDVLVPDLEALRKFAGF